A stretch of Paenibacillus sp. URB8-2 DNA encodes these proteins:
- a CDS encoding ArsR/SmtB family transcription factor — MKLDLSEKSLPVYEALASPVRLHILRLLAERPMNVKELAAAVHLSSAIMTMHVRKLAEADLVTTQMAPGKSGLQKICSLAASSAEIIFPTTGGSVRKSYRTEIPIGQYSDFHIEPTCGLATTGKIIGSFDDPRYFWDQDRANAAILWFGKGFIEYKAPNFLLSSQQPQELMLTMEIASEAPATNNNYPSDITFTFNECLLGTWTSPGDYGDRKGKFTPDWWPESINQYGLLKQLRITEEGTYMDGLKLSDVKLSDVDILRKQWTIRLSVEEDALHQGGLTLFGKGFGNYNEHLVAELFYSERAPDAR, encoded by the coding sequence ATGAAACTTGATCTTTCCGAAAAATCATTACCCGTATACGAAGCGCTGGCCAGCCCGGTGCGTCTTCACATTCTCCGTCTGCTTGCCGAACGCCCGATGAACGTCAAGGAGCTGGCAGCCGCCGTGCATCTGTCGAGCGCCATTATGACGATGCATGTCCGCAAGCTTGCAGAGGCTGACCTTGTGACGACCCAAATGGCACCTGGAAAAAGCGGCTTGCAGAAAATATGCTCTCTGGCGGCTTCGTCCGCGGAAATTATATTTCCGACGACCGGAGGGTCGGTACGCAAAAGCTACCGGACCGAAATTCCTATCGGACAATATTCCGATTTTCATATCGAGCCTACCTGCGGCCTGGCAACAACGGGAAAAATCATCGGCAGCTTTGACGACCCCCGGTATTTCTGGGATCAGGATCGCGCAAACGCAGCTATTCTTTGGTTCGGCAAAGGCTTTATTGAGTACAAAGCGCCCAATTTTCTGTTGTCGAGCCAGCAGCCCCAGGAACTGATGCTCACCATGGAAATTGCTTCGGAGGCACCGGCGACGAATAACAACTATCCGTCCGACATTACCTTTACTTTCAATGAATGCCTTCTCGGGACCTGGACCAGCCCCGGGGATTACGGGGACCGGAAGGGCAAATTCACACCCGATTGGTGGCCGGAGAGCATCAACCAATATGGGCTGCTGAAACAATTGCGGATAACGGAGGAGGGCACTTACATGGACGGCCTCAAGCTGTCTGATGTGAAGCTAAGCGATGTGGATATCCTGCGCAAGCAGTGGACGATCCGGCTGTCCGTAGAAGAGGATGCGCTGCATCAAGGCGGGCTTACCCTTTTTGGCAAAGGATTCGGCAATTACAATGAGCATCTTGTGGCAGAACTGTTTTATTCTGAGAGGGCTCCGGATGCTCGCTAA
- a CDS encoding alpha-N-arabinofuranosidase produces the protein MALKGVLNADIGKGTINRNIYGHFSEHLGRCIYEGIWVGEDSAIPNTNGIRDDVVKALKQIKIPVLRWPGGCFADEYHWKDGIGPREDRKRMINTHWGGVVENNHFGTHEFMELCRQLECEPYINGNVGSGTVQEMSEWVEYLTFEGVSPMSELRAKNGSEAPWAVTYFGVGNENWGCGGNMRPEYYADLYRRYQTYVRNYGNNKIHRIACGPNVDDYNWMEVVMREAGRYMDSITLHYYTLPKERWEDKGNATGFDESEWFSTLKKALRMDELITRHSAIMDKYDPDRRVGLIVDEWGTWYNVEPGTTPGFLYQQNTVRDALVAGLTFHIFHKHSGRVRMANIAQTVNVLQAVILTEGEKMVLTPTYHVFNMYKVHQDAVLLDLTLESGSYIYEGIEIPAVSATASRDSEGKIHISLCNLNDIEAAEASLDIRGLARETLTVEGEVLTGDAIDAHNTFELPDRVQPQPFTAFKLEGEVLSAVLPPISVTVLELSSPGRV, from the coding sequence ATGGCTCTAAAGGGTGTGCTTAACGCTGATATCGGCAAAGGAACGATCAACCGCAATATTTACGGTCATTTCTCCGAGCATCTGGGAAGATGCATCTATGAAGGCATCTGGGTGGGAGAGGACTCGGCCATTCCGAACACGAACGGAATTCGTGACGATGTTGTGAAAGCGCTCAAACAGATCAAGATTCCGGTGCTTCGCTGGCCGGGTGGATGCTTTGCCGACGAATATCACTGGAAGGACGGGATCGGCCCGCGTGAAGACCGGAAGCGGATGATTAACACCCATTGGGGCGGCGTGGTCGAGAATAATCATTTCGGCACGCATGAATTTATGGAGCTGTGCAGACAACTTGAGTGTGAACCGTATATTAACGGCAACGTCGGGAGCGGCACCGTGCAGGAGATGTCCGAATGGGTGGAATACCTGACCTTTGAAGGCGTGTCGCCGATGTCGGAACTGCGTGCGAAGAACGGAAGTGAAGCACCGTGGGCGGTGACTTATTTTGGAGTGGGCAATGAGAACTGGGGCTGCGGCGGCAATATGCGTCCTGAATATTATGCGGATTTATACCGCCGTTATCAGACCTATGTGCGAAATTACGGAAATAACAAGATCCACCGGATCGCCTGCGGCCCCAATGTGGATGATTACAACTGGATGGAAGTTGTGATGCGCGAAGCGGGGCGTTACATGGATTCCATTACCCTCCACTACTACACTCTTCCGAAAGAGCGCTGGGAAGATAAAGGGAATGCAACGGGGTTCGATGAGTCGGAATGGTTCTCTACTCTGAAAAAAGCTCTGCGCATGGATGAGCTCATTACGCGGCACAGTGCGATCATGGACAAATACGACCCGGACAGACGGGTGGGCCTTATTGTGGATGAATGGGGCACCTGGTATAATGTGGAACCCGGCACCACTCCGGGTTTCTTGTACCAGCAGAATACGGTGCGCGACGCCTTGGTGGCGGGGCTGACGTTCCATATTTTCCACAAGCACAGCGGACGCGTTCGGATGGCTAATATTGCCCAGACCGTCAATGTGCTTCAGGCCGTCATTTTGACGGAAGGCGAGAAAATGGTGCTGACCCCAACTTATCATGTCTTCAATATGTACAAGGTTCATCAGGATGCGGTGCTGCTTGATCTGACACTTGAAAGCGGAAGCTATATTTATGAAGGCATTGAAATACCGGCTGTGTCCGCCACGGCTTCGAGGGATAGCGAAGGGAAAATTCATATCAGTCTGTGCAATTTGAATGACATCGAAGCTGCCGAAGCTTCACTGGACATTCGCGGGCTTGCGAGGGAAACGTTGACGGTTGAAGGCGAAGTCCTCACAGGCGATGCGATCGACGCCCACAATACCTTTGAGCTGCCGGATCGGGTACAACCGCAGCCGTTCACCGCGTTCAAGCTGGAAGGCGAAGTGTTATCCGCCGTTCTGCCGCCGATATCGGTAACCGTGCTGGAGCTTTCGTCACCGGGCCGGGTGTGA
- a CDS encoding DUF6171 family protein, which translates to MAAESSCKGCREEYKLTEAQMERILKSSMFSPDQCVPDEVYNERLRACRTCPKLEDGVTCRVCGCIIPVVARLRERGCPLPGGGLWQAVNKAV; encoded by the coding sequence ATGGCTGCCGAATCGTCATGCAAGGGCTGCAGGGAGGAATACAAGCTGACCGAAGCCCAAATGGAGCGAATCCTGAAGTCATCGATGTTCTCGCCTGACCAGTGCGTGCCGGATGAGGTCTATAATGAGCGGCTTCGGGCATGTCGAACTTGTCCAAAGCTGGAGGATGGTGTGACCTGCCGGGTATGCGGCTGCATCATCCCGGTCGTGGCAAGGCTCAGGGAACGGGGCTGTCCGCTGCCGGGCGGCGGGCTATGGCAAGCGGTGAATAAGGCCGTTTAA
- a CDS encoding GntR family transcriptional regulator: MTEKAIPKYMQLKRELLSWIESGQLKPDEKAPSEHEIAGRFGMSRQTVRQALGELEKEGLLYRVQGKGTFIARQPARQLQQRGCLIGMMTTHISDYIFPHIVRGAEARLRAGGYSLMLSSTDNDKKKERENLEQLIGQPISGLIIEPTKSAEGNPNLPLFLSLDVHNIPYIMINERYPELHCPCLKVDDEAGGFMAAEHLIELGHTRIAGFFKTDDLQGANRLKGFIRAMHKHRLPFGDGTVTHYTSEEKQTVPYEAALGLLQGGERPTAFVCYNDELAVLLLEAARQRGLSVPGDLSIIGFDDSSLATATEVKLTTLSHPKTQMGIEAAEMLIGIIEGRNSEAPLDIIYKPELILRGSTKAIGKGAAD; this comes from the coding sequence ATGACGGAGAAAGCAATACCGAAATATATGCAGCTGAAGCGGGAACTGCTGTCCTGGATCGAATCCGGGCAGCTGAAGCCGGATGAAAAAGCGCCTTCCGAGCATGAAATCGCCGGAAGGTTCGGCATGAGCAGGCAGACTGTTCGACAGGCGCTGGGCGAACTGGAGAAGGAAGGCCTATTGTACCGGGTTCAGGGAAAGGGAACGTTTATCGCCCGGCAGCCCGCGCGCCAGCTTCAGCAGCGCGGCTGCCTGATTGGCATGATGACCACTCATATCTCCGATTATATATTTCCGCATATTGTGCGGGGCGCGGAGGCCCGGCTAAGGGCCGGCGGGTACAGCCTGATGCTGTCCAGCACCGACAATGACAAGAAGAAAGAACGCGAAAATTTGGAGCAGCTGATCGGTCAACCGATCAGCGGGCTGATCATCGAACCGACTAAAAGTGCCGAAGGCAACCCGAATCTGCCCCTCTTCCTTTCGCTGGATGTTCACAATATCCCTTATATTATGATTAATGAGCGCTACCCCGAGCTTCATTGTCCCTGCCTCAAGGTGGATGACGAAGCAGGCGGCTTCATGGCGGCGGAGCACTTGATCGAGCTGGGGCACACGCGGATTGCCGGCTTCTTCAAGACGGATGACCTGCAGGGGGCGAACCGGCTGAAGGGATTCATCCGGGCGATGCACAAGCACCGTCTGCCGTTCGGAGACGGCACGGTAACGCATTACACGTCGGAAGAGAAGCAGACCGTGCCTTATGAAGCCGCTTTGGGTCTTCTTCAGGGCGGGGAGCGGCCCACCGCGTTCGTCTGTTACAACGACGAACTGGCGGTGCTGCTGCTGGAGGCGGCGCGGCAGAGGGGACTCAGCGTACCCGGTGATCTGTCGATTATCGGCTTCGACGACTCATCGCTGGCAACGGCGACAGAAGTAAAGCTGACAACACTGAGTCATCCGAAGACGCAAATGGGTATCGAGGCGGCGGAGATGCTGATCGGCATCATCGAGGGCCGAAACTCCGAGGCGCCTCTTGACATCATCTACAAGCCGGAGCTGATCTTAAGAGGATCGACAAAGGCGATAGGCAAGGGCGCCGCCGACTAG
- the araD gene encoding L-ribulose-5-phosphate 4-epimerase encodes MLEQLKEEVLEANLELPRYNLVTFTWGNVSGVDRERGLIVIKPSGVEYDKLSRDDMVVVDLEGNTVEGKYKPSSDTATHLVLYKAFPNIGGVVHTHSPFATAWAQAGRGVPALGTTHGDYYYGEVPCTRPMTEEEIKGAYELETGNVIVETFAELNPDMIPGVLVHSHAPFNWGKDPGKAVHNAVVLEEVAKMAIQSFQLNPGLQPMNGHLLDRHFLRKHGAGAYYGQN; translated from the coding sequence ATGTTGGAGCAATTGAAAGAAGAGGTGCTGGAGGCGAATCTCGAGCTGCCACGCTACAATCTGGTAACGTTTACATGGGGGAATGTCAGCGGGGTTGACCGGGAGCGGGGGTTGATCGTCATCAAGCCAAGCGGTGTGGAGTACGACAAGCTGAGCCGGGACGACATGGTTGTGGTAGACCTTGAAGGAAATACCGTGGAGGGCAAGTACAAGCCGTCTTCGGATACCGCGACTCATTTGGTGCTGTACAAGGCTTTTCCGAATATCGGCGGAGTTGTCCATACCCATTCCCCATTCGCGACGGCTTGGGCGCAGGCGGGAAGAGGTGTACCCGCGCTCGGCACGACGCATGGCGATTATTACTATGGCGAGGTGCCGTGCACCCGTCCGATGACGGAGGAAGAAATCAAAGGCGCTTACGAACTGGAAACCGGCAACGTGATTGTCGAAACCTTCGCAGAATTGAATCCGGATATGATTCCGGGTGTGCTCGTCCACTCCCATGCGCCGTTCAACTGGGGCAAGGACCCGGGCAAAGCGGTCCACAACGCGGTCGTGCTGGAGGAAGTAGCCAAAATGGCCATCCAAAGCTTTCAGCTTAACCCCGGCCTTCAGCCGATGAACGGGCATTTGCTAGACCGCCATTTCCTGCGCAAGCATGGAGCGGGCGCTTATTACGGACAGAACTGA
- a CDS encoding ribulokinase produces the protein MSKKYAIGVDYGTQSGRAVLVDLADGREVADHVTPYPHHVIDETLPGTGMKLEYDWALQHPADYIEVLKRSVPEVIRESGIDPAEVVGIGIDFTACTMLPVNEEGEPLCLLPEYRENPHSWTKLWKHHAGQPEAEEINRIAKERGEKWLPRYGGKISSEWMMAKVWQILNEAPEIYDAADQFLEATDWVISQMTGNIVRNSCTAGYKAIWHKEDGYPDKEFFKALDPRLENLTETKLRGEIAPLGTKAGGLTPQTAEMIGLKAGTAVAVGNVDAHAAVPAVGVVSPGKLVMAMGTSICHMLLGETEREVEGMCGVVEDGIIPGFYGYEAGQSAVGDIFEWYVEEAVPAYVKEAAAEEGVNIHVWLEGRAAAYKPGQTGLLALDWWNGNRSVLVDTNLTGLLLGCTLLTKPEEIYRTLLEATAFGTRKIVDAFHHAGVTVDVLYACGGLPQKNRLLMQIYADVTNREIKVAASKQTPALGAAMFAAVAAGSEQGGYDTIMEAAAKMARIREESYKPIPENVAIYEKLYQEYSRLHDYFGRGGNNVMKTLKAIKEEA, from the coding sequence ATGAGCAAAAAATATGCAATCGGCGTCGACTACGGCACTCAATCCGGTCGCGCCGTGCTGGTCGATCTGGCGGACGGCCGCGAAGTGGCGGATCATGTGACGCCTTACCCCCATCATGTGATTGACGAGACGCTTCCGGGAACCGGCATGAAGCTTGAGTATGACTGGGCTCTGCAGCATCCCGCGGACTACATCGAAGTGCTGAAACGTTCGGTGCCTGAAGTAATCCGCGAGTCCGGCATTGACCCCGCCGAAGTAGTCGGCATCGGGATCGACTTTACGGCATGTACAATGCTGCCGGTCAATGAAGAAGGCGAGCCTCTCTGTCTGCTGCCGGAATACCGGGAGAATCCGCACAGCTGGACGAAGCTGTGGAAGCATCACGCGGGCCAGCCGGAGGCTGAAGAAATCAACCGCATCGCCAAGGAGCGCGGAGAGAAATGGCTGCCGCGCTACGGCGGTAAAATCTCATCCGAATGGATGATGGCTAAAGTATGGCAAATTCTGAATGAAGCGCCGGAGATTTACGATGCTGCAGATCAGTTCCTGGAAGCGACCGATTGGGTCATATCGCAAATGACCGGTAACATTGTCCGCAACAGCTGCACGGCCGGATATAAGGCAATCTGGCACAAAGAAGACGGTTATCCGGATAAAGAGTTCTTCAAAGCGCTAGACCCCCGGCTGGAGAATCTGACGGAAACGAAGCTGCGGGGCGAAATCGCGCCGCTGGGCACAAAAGCGGGAGGACTGACGCCGCAGACGGCTGAAATGATAGGGCTGAAGGCCGGAACGGCCGTCGCGGTCGGCAACGTGGACGCGCATGCCGCCGTGCCGGCGGTTGGTGTGGTGTCGCCTGGGAAGCTGGTCATGGCGATGGGAACCTCTATCTGCCACATGCTGCTCGGCGAGACGGAGCGGGAAGTGGAAGGTATGTGCGGCGTGGTAGAGGACGGGATCATTCCCGGATTCTACGGCTATGAGGCGGGACAGTCGGCGGTCGGCGATATTTTTGAGTGGTACGTGGAAGAAGCAGTTCCGGCTTATGTGAAAGAAGCAGCGGCCGAAGAGGGCGTAAACATTCATGTTTGGCTGGAGGGACGCGCCGCCGCCTACAAGCCGGGTCAGACGGGTCTGCTCGCTCTGGACTGGTGGAACGGCAACCGTTCCGTACTTGTCGATACGAACCTCACCGGCCTTCTGCTCGGCTGCACGCTGCTGACGAAGCCGGAAGAAATATACCGCACACTGCTTGAAGCGACCGCCTTCGGCACACGCAAAATCGTCGATGCTTTCCATCACGCCGGCGTAACCGTGGATGTGCTGTATGCCTGCGGCGGGCTTCCTCAGAAGAATCGGCTCCTGATGCAAATTTATGCCGATGTGACGAACCGCGAGATTAAGGTTGCGGCTTCCAAGCAGACACCGGCGCTGGGCGCGGCGATGTTCGCGGCGGTTGCGGCAGGTTCGGAACAGGGCGGATACGACACGATAATGGAAGCGGCAGCGAAAATGGCCCGCATTCGGGAGGAATCTTATAAGCCGATTCCAGAAAATGTGGCAATCTACGAGAAGCTGTATCAGGAGTACTCCCGGCTGCATGATTATTTCGGCCGCGGAGGGAACAACGTCATGAAAACTTTGAAAGCGATTAAGGAAGAGGCTTAA
- the araA gene encoding L-arabinose isomerase yields MLTVKPYQFWFVTGSQHLYGPETIEEVAGHSRAITDGLNADSGIPFEIIFKPVLTTADEIVKLAIAANSDEACAGVITWMHTFSPAKMWIAGLSQLRKPLLHLATQYNRDIPWDSIDMDFMNTNQSAHGDREYGFIGARMGIARKVVVGYWEDGEVRGRVGSWMNTAVAFNESRSLKVARFGDNMRSVAVTEGDKVEAQIKFGWTVDGYGVGDLVERVDAVTEEQIDDLMEEYARLYDFEQGGVNEDAVRNSIRYQARLELGLKSFLEKGGYTAFITTFEDLHGLKQLPGLAVQRLMEQGYGFAGEGDWKTAALVRLMKIIAGNEGTSFMEDYTYHLDPANELVLGSHMLEVCPTIAVDKPRLEVHPLGIGGKEDPARMVFNGRSGSALNASIIDLGNRFRLLVNEVEAVEPKEAMPNLPVARVLLKVEPSLKEGVEAWILAGGAHHTGFSYVVTTEQLIDFAEMAGIECVVIDKDTNTRAFRSELRLNDMVWKLS; encoded by the coding sequence ATGCTAACCGTAAAACCGTATCAATTTTGGTTTGTGACAGGCAGTCAGCATTTGTATGGCCCGGAAACGATTGAGGAAGTGGCCGGACATTCGCGCGCGATCACGGATGGGCTCAACGCCGATTCCGGCATCCCATTTGAAATTATTTTCAAGCCCGTGCTGACAACTGCGGATGAAATCGTCAAGCTTGCCATTGCGGCGAACAGCGACGAGGCTTGCGCGGGGGTCATCACCTGGATGCACACCTTCTCTCCGGCCAAAATGTGGATCGCCGGCCTGTCCCAGCTCCGCAAACCGCTGCTGCATCTGGCCACTCAATATAACCGCGACATTCCGTGGGACAGCATCGACATGGATTTTATGAACACGAATCAATCCGCGCACGGCGACCGCGAATACGGCTTTATCGGCGCGCGGATGGGAATTGCCCGCAAGGTGGTAGTCGGATACTGGGAGGACGGGGAAGTCAGAGGCCGTGTCGGCAGTTGGATGAACACGGCGGTCGCCTTCAATGAGAGCCGCTCGCTGAAAGTGGCCCGCTTCGGCGATAACATGCGTTCCGTTGCCGTAACCGAAGGCGACAAGGTGGAAGCCCAGATCAAATTCGGCTGGACAGTGGACGGATACGGCGTTGGCGACCTGGTGGAGCGTGTCGACGCGGTTACGGAAGAGCAAATCGACGATCTGATGGAAGAATACGCTCGGCTGTATGATTTCGAGCAAGGAGGCGTGAATGAAGACGCCGTACGGAACTCGATCCGTTATCAGGCCCGCCTCGAGCTTGGACTAAAGTCGTTCCTGGAAAAGGGCGGATACACAGCTTTTATCACCACCTTTGAAGATCTGCACGGATTGAAACAGCTTCCGGGCCTTGCGGTCCAGCGTCTGATGGAGCAGGGCTATGGCTTTGCGGGCGAAGGTGACTGGAAGACGGCGGCGCTTGTCCGGCTCATGAAGATTATCGCCGGCAACGAGGGAACTTCTTTCATGGAGGACTATACGTATCATCTCGACCCTGCCAATGAGCTGGTGCTCGGCTCCCATATGCTGGAAGTCTGCCCGACCATCGCGGTTGATAAGCCGCGTCTTGAGGTGCATCCGCTCGGAATCGGCGGCAAGGAAGATCCGGCACGCATGGTGTTCAACGGCCGCTCGGGCTCCGCGCTCAACGCTTCGATCATCGACCTTGGTAACCGTTTCCGCCTGTTGGTCAATGAGGTGGAAGCGGTAGAGCCCAAGGAAGCCATGCCGAACCTGCCGGTAGCCCGTGTGCTCTTGAAGGTGGAGCCGAGCTTGAAGGAAGGCGTGGAAGCGTGGATTCTTGCCGGAGGCGCGCACCATACCGGATTTTCCTACGTAGTGACGACGGAGCAACTGATCGATTTTGCCGAGATGGCGGGCATTGAATGTGTAGTTATCGACAAGGACACGAACACGCGGGCTTTCCGCAGTGAGCTGCGCCTGAACGATATGGTCTGGAAATTGTCCTGA
- a CDS encoding sn-glycerol-1-phosphate dehydrogenase, protein MAVLLERIRAAAEEMGGTAAALPEVISVGRGALNAVTPYAAEQGWRSPLLVADGNTFAAAGEFLAQQFGGARIPAGVSLVTPNALGDVIADEASVVEVLLAIQQQKADSVIVAGSGTLTDIARYAAYTAGLPFVSVPTAPSVDGFTSNGSPLIIRGNKITVPAAGPIAIFADTELLRSAPASMIAAGFGDMLGKYTSLFDWKFGSLTAGEPYSPTVARLTEQSLLACVGHAEEIGERTEEGIRILTEALLQSGLAILLFGQSHSASGAEHHLSHYWEMEYIRTGRRQLLHGAKVGVACAEISALYHKLEGLPELREHPEGEQLRRCISEIPGPDEIRSLLRTVHGPSTTVELGVDDELLRRSLMEAHFIRINRHTLLRFRNEQRLGYQ, encoded by the coding sequence ATGGCAGTATTATTGGAACGAATACGCGCGGCGGCAGAAGAGATGGGCGGAACGGCAGCGGCGCTGCCAGAGGTAATTTCGGTCGGGCGCGGCGCGCTGAACGCTGTGACGCCTTATGCCGCGGAGCAGGGCTGGCGCTCTCCGCTGCTTGTCGCCGACGGCAACACCTTCGCTGCAGCCGGCGAGTTCCTGGCGCAGCAGTTTGGCGGCGCCAGGATACCGGCCGGAGTCTCTCTGGTGACTCCGAACGCTCTGGGCGACGTCATCGCAGACGAAGCCTCTGTGGTGGAGGTGCTGCTGGCCATCCAGCAGCAAAAAGCCGACAGCGTCATTGTCGCCGGCTCCGGGACGCTGACCGACATCGCCAGATATGCCGCGTACACGGCCGGTCTTCCGTTCGTCTCCGTGCCAACTGCTCCCTCGGTGGACGGCTTCACCTCGAACGGCTCGCCGCTCATCATCCGCGGCAATAAAATTACCGTTCCCGCTGCCGGCCCGATTGCCATCTTCGCCGACACGGAGCTGCTGCGCAGCGCGCCTGCATCCATGATCGCAGCGGGCTTCGGCGACATGCTGGGCAAATATACGTCGCTGTTCGACTGGAAATTCGGAAGCCTCACCGCAGGCGAGCCTTATTCGCCAACCGTTGCCCGGCTGACGGAACAATCCCTGCTGGCCTGCGTCGGCCACGCGGAAGAAATCGGCGAACGGACCGAGGAGGGCATCCGGATTCTGACAGAAGCTCTCCTCCAGTCCGGTCTGGCGATTCTCCTGTTCGGCCAGTCACATTCTGCCTCCGGCGCGGAGCATCACCTGTCCCACTACTGGGAAATGGAGTATATCCGTACGGGCAGAAGACAGCTCCTGCACGGTGCCAAAGTCGGCGTGGCCTGCGCCGAAATATCGGCGCTTTATCACAAGCTTGAAGGACTGCCGGAGCTCCGGGAACATCCTGAGGGAGAACAGCTCCGCAGGTGCATCTCGGAAATTCCCGGACCGGATGAAATCCGCAGTCTGCTGCGCACCGTGCACGGCCCTTCTACGACCGTGGAACTGGGCGTGGACGATGAACTGCTGCGCCGGAGCCTGATGGAAGCGCACTTCATCCGCATAAACCGTCATACACTGTTGCGCTTTCGGAACGAACAAAGGCTCGGATATCAATGA
- a CDS encoding DNA alkylation repair protein has translation MDVEMVMQELEALGKERTKKIYSSNGAQEPLFGVATGAMKPIFKKTKINQPLAEQLYATGNYDAMYFAGIIADPNAMTEADFDRWMDAAYFYMLSDYVVAVTLAEADIAQEVADKWIASGEELRMSAGWSCYCWLLGNRPDDEFSESKIADMLEMVKNTIHDSPERTKYAMNNFLYTVAVSYVPLHDKACETARTVGPVEVNKDKAKSKFLHAYENIQKAVDKGQVGFKRKHVRC, from the coding sequence ATGGATGTAGAAATGGTTATGCAGGAGCTTGAAGCGCTCGGCAAGGAACGAACCAAGAAAATATACAGCTCGAATGGTGCGCAGGAACCGCTTTTTGGCGTGGCTACCGGCGCAATGAAGCCTATCTTCAAGAAAACTAAAATAAATCAGCCTCTAGCTGAGCAGCTTTACGCGACGGGGAATTACGACGCCATGTATTTTGCCGGGATCATTGCCGATCCCAATGCAATGACGGAAGCCGATTTTGACCGATGGATGGATGCGGCTTATTTTTATATGCTGTCTGATTATGTAGTTGCAGTAACCTTGGCAGAAGCGGATATTGCACAAGAGGTTGCCGATAAATGGATCGCGAGCGGTGAAGAGCTGAGAATGTCAGCGGGCTGGAGCTGTTACTGCTGGCTGCTCGGCAATCGACCGGACGATGAATTTTCCGAAAGCAAAATTGCCGATATGCTTGAGATGGTGAAAAATACGATTCATGATTCTCCAGAACGCACTAAATACGCAATGAACAACTTTTTATACACAGTGGCGGTATCCTATGTGCCTCTTCATGATAAAGCGTGTGAGACCGCAAGGACTGTAGGCCCAGTAGAAGTCAATAAGGATAAGGCAAAAAGCAAATTTCTTCACGCTTACGAAAATATTCAAAAGGCAGTCGACAAAGGGCAGGTTGGTTTTAAACGCAAGCATGTAAGATGTTGA
- the darT gene encoding type II toxin-antitoxin system toxin DNA ADP-ribosyl transferase DarT, which translates to MVPNPTLIYHITSVENLHSILGNNGLFSINKLQKDGSSFVNIAFEQIQSRRSEKQVPLPPYGNLHDYVPFYFAPRSPMLYTINQGNVPQYQEGQSQIIYLVSTIQQVISDQIPFVFTDGHAIINYSEFYNDAEDLNQIDWGIMNSRYWHDTTDYPDRKRKRQAEFLAFEYFPLASILEIGVINSSIHEQTSKIIQEKEVYIPVKVRRDWYY; encoded by the coding sequence ATGGTCCCGAACCCAACATTAATTTATCATATTACGAGCGTTGAAAATCTACACTCGATACTGGGGAACAATGGTCTCTTCAGCATTAATAAGTTACAGAAGGATGGCAGCTCATTTGTTAATATTGCTTTTGAGCAAATCCAGTCCAGACGTTCGGAGAAGCAAGTACCTTTACCTCCATATGGTAATTTACATGATTATGTTCCTTTTTATTTTGCACCGCGATCTCCTATGTTGTACACAATTAATCAAGGGAATGTTCCGCAATATCAAGAGGGACAAAGCCAGATTATTTATCTTGTATCTACTATACAGCAAGTTATCTCTGATCAAATCCCATTCGTATTCACTGATGGACATGCAATCATTAATTATTCTGAATTCTATAATGACGCCGAGGATTTAAATCAAATTGACTGGGGCATAATGAACTCTCGATATTGGCATGATACTACAGATTATCCGGATAGGAAGCGAAAACGGCAGGCTGAGTTCTTAGCCTTCGAGTATTTTCCATTAGCTAGTATACTTGAAATCGGTGTAATCAACAGTAGTATTCATGAACAAACATCAAAGATCATTCAGGAAAAAGAAGTTTATATTCCCGTCAAAGTACGCCGAGATTGGTATTATTAA